In Burkholderia savannae, one genomic interval encodes:
- the lgt gene encoding prolipoprotein diacylglyceryl transferase, translated as MIIHPNFDPVAIHLGPLAVRWYGLMYLVGFILAIVVGRLRLKLPYVAAQGWSAKDIDDMMFYGVLGVVLGGRLGYVLFYKAGYYFSHPLDIFRVWEGGMSFHGGFLGVTLAMALFAWQRKRHWLEVTDFVAPMVPTGLAAGRLGNFINGELWGRVTSPDAPWAMLFPGASRDDAAWLAAHQDLAAKWDLNEVFLSHQMLPRHPSQLYEIALEGIALFIVLWFFSRRQRPMGAISALFLIGYGLARFTVEFAREPDDFLGLLTFGLSMGQWLSLPMIIAGVLMMVWAYRRGGVAKTA; from the coding sequence ATGATCATTCATCCGAATTTCGATCCCGTCGCGATTCACCTCGGCCCGCTCGCCGTGCGCTGGTACGGGCTCATGTATCTCGTCGGCTTCATCCTCGCGATCGTCGTCGGGCGGTTGCGCCTGAAGCTGCCGTACGTCGCCGCGCAAGGCTGGAGCGCGAAGGACATCGACGACATGATGTTCTACGGCGTGCTCGGCGTCGTGCTGGGCGGCCGGCTCGGCTATGTGCTGTTCTACAAGGCCGGCTACTACTTCTCGCATCCGCTCGACATCTTCCGGGTGTGGGAGGGCGGGATGTCGTTCCACGGCGGCTTCCTCGGCGTCACGTTGGCGATGGCGCTGTTCGCGTGGCAGCGCAAGCGCCACTGGCTCGAAGTGACCGACTTCGTCGCGCCGATGGTGCCGACGGGGCTCGCGGCCGGGCGTCTCGGCAATTTCATCAACGGCGAGCTGTGGGGCCGCGTGACGAGCCCCGACGCGCCGTGGGCGATGCTGTTCCCGGGCGCGTCGCGCGACGACGCCGCGTGGCTCGCCGCGCATCAGGATCTCGCGGCGAAGTGGGATCTGAACGAGGTGTTCCTGTCGCACCAGATGCTGCCGCGGCATCCGTCGCAGTTGTACGAAATCGCGCTCGAGGGCATTGCGCTCTTCATCGTGCTGTGGTTCTTCTCGCGCAGGCAGCGGCCGATGGGCGCGATCTCGGCGCTGTTCCTGATCGGGTATGGCCTCGCGCGCTTCACGGTCGAATTCGCGCGCGAGCCGGACGATTTCCTCGGTTTGCTGACGTTCGGGCTGTCGATGGGGCAGTGGCTGTCGCTGCCGATGATCATCGCGGGCGTGCTGATGATGGTCTGGGCGTATCGGCGCGGGGGCGTCGCGAAGACGGCCTGA
- a CDS encoding LysR substrate-binding domain-containing protein, translating into MTPDLRQWRYFVAVADERHFGRAAERLSMTQPPLSQAIRALEDALGVALFARTKRSVELTAVGSALLPDVRRLIAAADALPPLAQSLARGEAGSLALAFVSTADYGLLPQLLREFGARYPHVRLQLTEATSDVQIEELVAGRIDAGLVIPPVPPRHAASLSYLPVLREPLVVAMPADASEAAGDAPVRIADIASLPLVIFPRRLAPGFYDIITGCYGAAGVAPRIGQEAIQMQTIVSLVSAGMGVALVPQSLRNLRRTGVVYRALAATAPVVETGLVWRTGDVSPVLAGFIDVVRGDAQRVSPSDPPAGVPGRARAGRLAARP; encoded by the coding sequence GTGACCCCTGATTTACGCCAATGGCGCTATTTCGTCGCCGTCGCCGACGAGCGGCACTTCGGCCGGGCCGCCGAGCGGCTCTCGATGACGCAGCCGCCGCTGTCGCAGGCGATTCGCGCGCTCGAGGACGCGCTCGGCGTCGCGCTGTTCGCGCGCACGAAGCGCTCGGTCGAGCTGACCGCGGTCGGCTCGGCGCTGTTGCCCGACGTGCGGCGGCTGATCGCCGCGGCCGACGCGCTGCCGCCTCTCGCGCAGAGCCTCGCGCGCGGCGAGGCGGGGTCGCTCGCGCTCGCGTTCGTGTCGACGGCCGACTACGGGCTGCTGCCGCAGCTGCTGCGCGAGTTCGGCGCGCGCTATCCGCACGTGCGCCTGCAACTGACCGAGGCGACGAGCGACGTGCAGATCGAGGAGCTCGTCGCGGGCCGCATCGACGCGGGGCTCGTGATTCCGCCCGTGCCGCCGCGCCATGCGGCGTCGCTGTCGTATCTGCCGGTGCTGCGCGAGCCGCTCGTCGTCGCGATGCCGGCCGACGCGAGCGAGGCGGCGGGCGACGCGCCCGTGCGGATCGCCGACATCGCGTCGCTGCCGCTCGTCATCTTCCCGCGTCGTTTGGCGCCCGGCTTTTATGACATCATTACGGGCTGCTACGGCGCGGCGGGTGTCGCGCCGCGCATCGGCCAGGAGGCGATCCAGATGCAGACGATCGTGAGCCTCGTGTCGGCGGGCATGGGCGTCGCACTGGTGCCGCAATCGCTGCGTAACCTGCGGCGCACGGGCGTCGTCTATCGCGCGCTCGCCGCTACGGCGCCCGTCGTCGAGACGGGCCTCGTGTGGCGCACGGGCGACGTGAGCCCGGTGCTCGCGGGCTTCATCGACGTCGTGCGCGGCGACGCGCAGCGGGTGTCGCCCTCCGATCCGCCGGCCGGCGTGCCTGGCCGGGCGCGCGCGGGCAGGCTCGCGGCGCGCCCGTGA
- the ilvD gene encoding dihydroxy-acid dehydratase, translating to MSYNRRSKNITQGVARSPNRSMYYALGYQKDDFDKPMIGIANGHSTITPCNAGLQRLSDAAVAAVKAADANPQIFGTPTISDGMSMGTEGMKYSLVSREVIADCIETCVQGQWMDGVVVVGGCDKNMPGGMIALARINVPGIYVYGGTIRPGHWKGRDLTIVSSFEAVGEFTAGRMSQEDFEGVEKNACPTTGSCGGMYTANTMSSSFEALGMSLLYSSTMANPDQEKVDSAAESARVLVEAVKRDLKPRDIITKQSIENAVSVIMATGGSTNAVLHYLAIAHAAEIEWSIEDFERIRKRVPVICDLKPSGQYVATDLHAAGGIPQVMKILLDAGLLHGDCTTITGRTIAEELKDVPGAPRADQKVIYPIDQALYKEGHLAILKGNLAEDGAVAKITGLKNPVITGPARVFDDEQSALAAILDDKINAGDVVVLRYLGPQGGPGMPEMLAPTSAIIGKGLGESVGLITDGRFSGGTWGMVVGHVAPEAFVGGTIALVQEGDSITIDAHKLLLQLNVDDAELARRRAAWKQPAPRYTRGVLAKYAALARPANEGAVTG from the coding sequence ATGTCGTACAACCGCCGCTCGAAGAACATCACGCAAGGCGTGGCCCGTTCGCCGAATCGCTCGATGTATTACGCGCTCGGCTACCAGAAGGACGATTTCGACAAGCCGATGATCGGCATCGCCAACGGCCACTCGACAATCACGCCGTGCAACGCGGGCCTGCAGCGCCTGTCGGACGCAGCCGTCGCGGCCGTCAAGGCCGCCGACGCGAACCCGCAGATCTTCGGCACGCCGACGATCTCGGACGGCATGTCGATGGGCACCGAAGGGATGAAGTACTCGCTCGTGTCGCGCGAGGTGATCGCCGACTGCATCGAGACCTGCGTGCAGGGCCAATGGATGGACGGCGTCGTCGTCGTGGGCGGCTGCGACAAGAACATGCCGGGCGGCATGATCGCGCTCGCGCGAATCAACGTGCCGGGCATCTACGTGTACGGCGGCACGATCCGCCCCGGCCACTGGAAGGGCCGCGACCTGACGATCGTGTCGTCGTTCGAGGCGGTCGGCGAGTTCACCGCCGGGCGCATGTCGCAGGAAGATTTCGAAGGGGTCGAAAAGAACGCGTGCCCGACGACGGGCTCGTGCGGCGGCATGTACACCGCGAACACGATGAGCTCGTCGTTCGAGGCGCTCGGCATGTCGCTGCTGTATTCGTCGACGATGGCCAATCCCGATCAGGAGAAGGTCGACTCGGCGGCCGAATCGGCGCGCGTGCTCGTCGAAGCGGTGAAGCGCGACCTGAAGCCGCGCGACATCATCACGAAGCAGTCGATCGAGAACGCGGTGTCGGTGATCATGGCCACCGGCGGCTCGACGAACGCGGTGCTCCACTATCTGGCGATCGCGCACGCGGCCGAGATCGAATGGTCGATCGAGGATTTCGAGCGCATCCGCAAACGCGTGCCGGTGATCTGCGACCTGAAGCCGTCGGGCCAGTACGTCGCGACCGACCTGCACGCGGCGGGCGGCATTCCGCAAGTGATGAAGATCCTGCTCGACGCGGGCCTGCTGCACGGAGATTGCACGACGATCACGGGCCGCACGATCGCCGAGGAGCTGAAGGACGTGCCGGGCGCGCCGCGCGCCGACCAGAAGGTGATCTACCCGATCGACCAGGCGCTGTACAAGGAAGGCCATCTCGCGATCCTGAAGGGCAACCTCGCCGAGGACGGCGCGGTCGCGAAGATCACCGGCCTGAAGAATCCGGTCATCACCGGCCCGGCGCGCGTGTTCGATGACGAGCAGAGCGCACTCGCGGCGATCCTCGACGACAAGATCAACGCGGGCGACGTGGTCGTGCTGCGCTACCTCGGCCCGCAGGGCGGCCCGGGGATGCCGGAGATGCTCGCGCCGACGTCGGCGATCATCGGCAAGGGCCTCGGCGAATCGGTCGGCCTCATCACGGACGGCCGCTTCTCGGGCGGCACGTGGGGGATGGTGGTCGGCCACGTCGCGCCGGAAGCGTTCGTCGGCGGCACGATCGCGCTCGTGCAGGAGGGCGATTCGATCACGATCGACGCGCACAAGCTGCTGCTGCAACTGAACGTCGACGACGCCGAGCTGGCGCGCCGCCGCGCCGCATGGAAGCAACCGGCGCCGCGTTACACGCGCGGCGTGCTCGCGAAGTATGCGGCGCTCGCCCGCCCGGCGAACGAGGGCGCGGTGACGGGCTGA
- a CDS encoding c-type cytochrome: MKRTTLRLMAIALVAAAANAHAQQSDGLALAQRKNCMACHAIDKTLMGPSFRAIADKYAARGDAAGYLAQTIVKGSVGVWGGVPMPANTQLTSAEAGTLAHWVLTLK, encoded by the coding sequence ATGAAGAGAACGACCTTGCGCCTGATGGCAATCGCGCTCGTTGCCGCGGCCGCAAATGCGCATGCGCAGCAGTCCGACGGGCTCGCGCTCGCGCAACGCAAGAACTGCATGGCGTGCCATGCGATCGACAAGACGTTGATGGGGCCGTCGTTCCGCGCGATCGCCGACAAGTACGCCGCGCGCGGCGACGCCGCCGGCTATCTCGCTCAGACGATCGTCAAGGGCAGCGTCGGCGTGTGGGGCGGCGTGCCGATGCCCGCGAACACGCAATTGACGAGCGCCGAGGCCGGCACGCTCGCGCACTGGGTACTGACGCTCAAGTAA
- a CDS encoding DUF2486 family protein yields the protein MVEANESSIPVLTDVLVPGNPALARPPVAGRVQADAAADAAADAVAGAVAGAAGTVEEARAAEPAARDASPRLVDELRAPTHVEPPFVPTPDALAAELPTAYAAPAAYADELPAAHFAADLAPPAALPSSTPDAARAAPPYAAPSLAADLEARQIADRLKSRMTNYLTGEGRGLIEARCRDALQDHAGWLVGQIAREVALALETEVAGWVTEEVGAALARRNEHGNGNAAA from the coding sequence GTGGTCGAAGCCAACGAATCGTCGATTCCCGTGCTGACCGACGTGCTCGTGCCCGGCAACCCCGCGCTCGCGCGGCCGCCCGTCGCCGGGCGCGTGCAGGCGGACGCGGCGGCCGATGCGGCGGCTGATGCGGTGGCCGGTGCAGTGGCCGGTGCGGCGGGCACCGTGGAAGAGGCCCGCGCGGCCGAGCCCGCGGCGCGCGACGCGTCGCCGAGGCTCGTCGACGAGCTGCGCGCGCCGACGCACGTCGAGCCGCCGTTCGTGCCGACGCCGGATGCGCTCGCGGCCGAGCTGCCGACCGCGTATGCGGCGCCCGCGGCGTACGCCGACGAATTGCCAGCCGCGCATTTTGCGGCGGATCTCGCGCCGCCCGCTGCACTGCCGTCGTCGACGCCCGATGCGGCGCGCGCCGCGCCGCCGTATGCCGCGCCGTCGCTCGCCGCGGACCTCGAGGCGCGGCAGATCGCCGACCGGCTGAAGAGCCGGATGACCAACTATCTGACGGGCGAGGGGCGCGGCCTCATCGAGGCGCGATGCCGCGACGCGTTGCAGGACCATGCGGGCTGGCTCGTCGGCCAGATCGCGCGCGAAGTCGCGCTTGCGCTGGAAACCGAGGTGGCGGGCTGGGTAACGGAGGAAGTCGGCGCGGCGCTCGCCCGTCGCAACGAGCACGGCAACGGCAACGCCGCCGCATGA
- a CDS encoding DNA polymerase III subunit chi encodes MTRIDFHTNVGDSLAYACRLLRKAYQAGQPVVVCAEPARLRALDERLWTFSPLDFIPHCAIDNAHAATTPIVLTADLERASHHGILLNLGADVPAQFARFERLLEVVGNAPDELAAGRERYRFYRDRGYALNNHKQGG; translated from the coding sequence ATGACGCGCATCGACTTCCATACCAACGTCGGCGATTCGCTCGCGTACGCGTGCCGGCTGCTGCGCAAGGCGTATCAGGCGGGGCAGCCCGTCGTCGTGTGCGCGGAGCCCGCGCGGCTGCGCGCGCTCGACGAGCGGCTGTGGACGTTCTCGCCGCTCGATTTCATTCCGCATTGCGCGATCGACAACGCGCACGCGGCGACCACGCCGATCGTGCTGACCGCGGATCTCGAGCGCGCGTCGCATCATGGCATCCTGCTGAACCTGGGCGCGGACGTGCCGGCGCAGTTCGCGCGCTTCGAGCGGCTGCTCGAAGTGGTCGGCAACGCGCCCGACGAGCTCGCGGCCGGACGCGAGCGGTACCGGTTCTACCGCGACCGCGGCTACGCGCTCAACAACCACAAGCAGGGCGGCTAG
- a CDS encoding leucyl aminopeptidase: MDFSIKGCDWSKGAAKGFLTGKSDCIVLGVFEAQTLSGAALDIDEATKGLVSRVIKAGDMDGKLGKTLFLHEVSGIGASRVLLVGLGKQDAFSQKAYNDAVKAAWRALLGTKVVQITFTLAQLPVPDRASDWGVRAAILALRNETYKFTQMKSKPDASAQPLKRVVFSVDPAADKAAKVAAKQAVALANGMDLTRDLGNLPGNVCTPSYLANTAKKLAKDWGLKADVLGLKQIQALKMGSFLSVAKGSVEPPQFIVLQYQGAAAKAAPVVLVGKGITFDSGGISLKPGEGMDEMKYDMCGAGSVLGTIRAVAEMGLKLNVVAIVPTCENMPAGNANKPGDIVTSMKGLTIEVLNTDAEGRLILCDALTYAERFKPAAVIDVATLTGACIIALGHHNTGLFSKDDALAGELLDASREAGDPAWRLPLDDEYQDQLKSNFADLANIGGRPAGSVTAACFLSRFAENYPWAHLDIAGTAWKSGAAKGATGRPVPLLAQFLIDRAGA, from the coding sequence ATGGACTTTAGCATAAAAGGCTGTGATTGGAGCAAAGGCGCGGCGAAGGGTTTCCTGACGGGGAAATCCGACTGCATCGTGCTCGGCGTGTTCGAGGCGCAAACCTTGTCCGGCGCGGCGCTCGACATCGACGAAGCGACGAAGGGGCTCGTCTCTCGCGTGATCAAGGCGGGCGACATGGACGGCAAGCTCGGCAAGACCTTGTTTTTGCACGAGGTTTCCGGCATCGGCGCGTCGCGCGTGCTGCTCGTCGGCCTGGGCAAGCAGGATGCTTTCAGCCAGAAAGCCTACAACGACGCAGTCAAGGCCGCGTGGCGCGCGCTCCTCGGCACGAAAGTGGTCCAGATTACTTTCACGCTCGCGCAGCTGCCCGTGCCCGATCGCGCGTCCGACTGGGGCGTGCGCGCGGCGATTCTCGCGCTGCGCAACGAGACGTACAAGTTCACGCAGATGAAGAGCAAGCCGGACGCGAGCGCGCAGCCGCTCAAGCGCGTCGTGTTCAGCGTCGATCCGGCCGCCGACAAGGCGGCGAAGGTCGCCGCGAAGCAGGCCGTCGCGCTCGCGAACGGGATGGACCTGACGCGTGATCTCGGCAACCTGCCGGGCAACGTCTGTACGCCGAGCTATCTCGCGAACACCGCGAAGAAGCTCGCGAAGGACTGGGGCCTGAAGGCCGACGTGCTTGGCCTCAAGCAGATCCAGGCGCTCAAGATGGGCTCGTTCCTGTCGGTCGCGAAGGGCTCGGTCGAGCCGCCGCAATTCATCGTGCTGCAATACCAGGGGGCGGCCGCGAAGGCGGCGCCCGTCGTGCTCGTCGGCAAGGGCATCACGTTCGACTCGGGCGGCATTTCGCTCAAGCCGGGCGAGGGCATGGACGAGATGAAGTACGACATGTGCGGCGCGGGCTCGGTGCTCGGCACGATTCGCGCGGTCGCCGAAATGGGCCTGAAGCTCAACGTCGTCGCGATCGTGCCGACCTGCGAGAACATGCCGGCCGGCAACGCGAACAAGCCGGGCGACATCGTCACGAGCATGAAGGGCCTGACGATCGAGGTGCTCAACACCGACGCGGAAGGCCGCCTCATCCTGTGCGACGCGCTCACGTACGCGGAGCGCTTCAAGCCCGCCGCGGTGATCGACGTCGCGACGCTGACGGGCGCGTGCATCATCGCGCTCGGCCATCACAACACGGGCCTCTTCTCGAAGGACGACGCGCTCGCGGGCGAGCTGCTCGACGCGTCGCGCGAGGCGGGCGATCCGGCGTGGCGCCTGCCGCTCGACGACGAATACCAGGATCAGCTGAAGTCGAACTTCGCGGATCTCGCGAACATCGGCGGGCGTCCGGCCGGCAGCGTGACGGCCGCGTGCTTCCTGTCGCGCTTCGCGGAGAACTACCCGTGGGCGCACCTCGACATCGCCGGCACCGCGTGGAAGAGCGGCGCGGCGAAGGGCGCGACGGGCCGTCCCGTGCCGCTGCTCGCGCAGTTCCTGATCGATCGCGCCGGCGCGTGA
- the lptF gene encoding LPS export ABC transporter permease LptF: MIFERSLQRELAYTAGAVFMVLLTIMLTSMMIRIVGYAASGEVNPKDVLVLIGLTVIGYLAMILVGTLFVSILFVLTRWYKDSEMVVWLASGVSLTRLIKPIGVFATPIVLLIAFFAFVGWPWSNQQSKLIKARFQQRDEVSLLAPGQFRESAANNRVFFIEKMSPDQAKVQNVFVTTTEHGKVNVVVSQTGHTETMKNGDRFIVLEDGRRYDGVPGQPNFKIMEFERYGVKIQSKQIVSQPTTTGTSTPDLLRNPTNQNLAEFAWRAGLPLIAINLMILAIPLAYQNPRRGRTVNLVMAVLIYLTYSNLLNVVQSQMERGKIPFGVGLVGLHVVAAGVVAFLFWLRVRNRPLFSRASLGRSQGA, from the coding sequence ATGATCTTCGAACGCTCCCTCCAGCGCGAGCTTGCGTACACCGCCGGCGCCGTCTTCATGGTGCTGCTCACGATCATGCTGACGTCGATGATGATTCGCATCGTCGGCTACGCCGCGTCCGGCGAGGTGAACCCGAAGGACGTGCTGGTCCTGATCGGCCTCACCGTGATCGGCTATCTCGCGATGATCCTCGTCGGCACGCTGTTCGTGTCGATCCTGTTCGTGCTCACGCGCTGGTACAAGGATTCCGAGATGGTCGTCTGGCTCGCGTCCGGCGTGAGCCTCACGCGGCTCATCAAGCCGATCGGCGTGTTCGCGACGCCGATCGTGCTCCTCATCGCCTTCTTCGCGTTCGTCGGCTGGCCGTGGTCGAACCAGCAGAGCAAGCTCATCAAGGCGCGCTTCCAGCAGCGCGACGAAGTCTCGCTCCTCGCGCCCGGCCAGTTCCGCGAGTCCGCCGCGAACAATCGCGTGTTCTTCATCGAGAAGATGTCGCCCGACCAGGCGAAGGTGCAGAACGTGTTCGTCACGACGACCGAGCACGGCAAGGTGAACGTCGTCGTGTCGCAGACGGGCCACACCGAGACGATGAAGAACGGCGACCGCTTCATCGTGCTCGAGGACGGCCGCCGCTACGACGGCGTGCCCGGCCAGCCGAACTTCAAGATCATGGAGTTCGAGCGCTACGGCGTGAAGATCCAGAGCAAGCAGATCGTCAGCCAGCCGACCACGACGGGCACCTCGACGCCCGACCTGCTGCGCAATCCGACCAACCAGAACCTCGCCGAATTCGCGTGGCGCGCGGGGCTGCCGCTCATCGCGATCAACCTGATGATCCTCGCGATCCCGCTCGCGTACCAGAACCCGCGCCGCGGCCGCACGGTGAACCTCGTGATGGCCGTGCTGATCTACCTCACCTATTCGAATCTGCTGAACGTCGTCCAGTCGCAAATGGAACGGGGCAAGATCCCGTTCGGCGTCGGGCTCGTCGGGCTGCACGTCGTGGCCGCCGGCGTCGTCGCGTTCCTGTTCTGGCTGCGCGTGCGCAACCGGCCACTGTTCTCGCGCGCCTCGCTCGGCCGCTCGCAGGGAGCCTGA
- the lptG gene encoding LPS export ABC transporter permease LptG, which yields MRLYERYFARQIYVTFIFVLFAFSGLFFFFDLISELNSVGHGNYKFGYAVLRVALQAPSRFYEIIPVAALISSIYVFAQMAANSEFTIFRVSGLATNQALRSLLKIGVPIVIATYLIGEFIGPYSDQLSERVRLEALGSSVSTNFASGVWVKDTLTARDNGEPVTRFVNVGQLSPDSTIRDVRIYEFDSKFNLQNVRIAKSGRYQPPGHWLLTDVTDTQLTNLPGAGGGQPADALNPVYRAQQVTLPQYSLRSDLTPQILSVLLVSPERMSLFNLFRYIQHLKENQQDTQRYDIALWRKLLYPFAVFVMLVLSLPFAYLHTRAGVVGVKVFGGIMLGMSFQLFNTLFSHIGTLNTWPAPLTAALPGCIYLALGLFALKWVDRH from the coding sequence ATGCGCCTCTACGAGAGATACTTCGCGCGGCAGATCTACGTCACGTTCATCTTCGTGCTGTTCGCGTTCTCCGGACTGTTCTTCTTCTTCGACCTGATCAGCGAGCTGAACTCGGTCGGCCACGGCAACTACAAGTTCGGCTACGCGGTGCTGCGCGTCGCGCTACAGGCGCCGTCGCGCTTCTACGAAATCATCCCGGTCGCGGCGCTGATCAGCTCGATCTACGTGTTCGCGCAGATGGCCGCGAACTCGGAATTCACGATCTTCCGCGTGTCCGGCCTCGCGACGAACCAGGCGCTGCGCTCGCTCCTGAAGATCGGCGTGCCCATCGTCATCGCGACCTATCTGATCGGCGAATTCATCGGCCCGTATTCGGATCAATTGTCCGAGCGCGTGCGGCTCGAGGCGCTCGGCTCGTCGGTGTCGACGAACTTCGCGTCGGGCGTCTGGGTGAAGGACACGCTGACCGCGCGCGACAACGGCGAGCCCGTCACGCGCTTCGTCAACGTCGGCCAGCTGTCGCCCGATTCGACGATCCGCGACGTGCGGATCTACGAGTTCGATTCGAAGTTCAACCTGCAGAACGTGCGGATCGCGAAGAGCGGCCGCTATCAGCCGCCCGGCCACTGGCTGCTGACGGACGTCACCGACACGCAGCTCACGAACCTGCCGGGCGCCGGCGGCGGCCAGCCGGCCGATGCGCTGAACCCCGTCTACCGCGCGCAGCAGGTCACGCTGCCGCAGTATTCGCTGCGCTCGGACCTGACGCCGCAGATCCTGTCGGTGCTGCTCGTGTCGCCCGAGCGGATGTCGCTCTTCAACCTGTTCCGCTACATTCAGCACCTGAAGGAAAACCAGCAGGACACGCAGCGCTACGACATCGCGCTTTGGCGCAAGCTGCTGTATCCGTTCGCGGTGTTCGTGATGCTCGTGCTGTCGCTGCCGTTCGCGTATCTGCACACGCGCGCGGGCGTCGTGGGCGTGAAGGTGTTCGGCGGGATCATGCTCGGGATGAGCTTCCAGCTCTTCAACACGCTGTTCTCGCACATCGGCACGTTGAACACGTGGCCCGCGCCGCTGACGGCCGCCCTGCCCGGCTGCATCTATCTCGCGCTCGGCCTCTTCGCGCTGAAGTGGGTCGACCGGCACTGA